In Argiope bruennichi chromosome X1, qqArgBrue1.1, whole genome shotgun sequence, the genomic stretch ccaaaactaatattatttatacCAGGATTGAAAcagataaaatatacaaattattttctatctacCAATACATAAATATAGACAATAATAAAGCATCAAAAagtaattcaagaaatttttaaaataaaatatgtgatgaATCTCCtccccctttctttcttttcttgcaAAGTTGTTCAGATATTAAATGTAGTCTTTATTTATTGCACATGGCACAAAAGTGTGGGGGGAGGAGTCTTGAATTCTGTAACTGATTTTCACAACATCTGGTGTgctaatttcaaacaaatacagTTCTTCTCTGTCAGCAATACTTTTTGAGATTAAGTGTAgctgaattacaaaatattaaaaactttaagaagaaaattcttttaataaaagaatgacataggataaaaaaaaggagaatattAGCATTTGTTTTCACACAGAAATTCTGggatgaacaaaaaatattcatatcataaATTTGGTCATGGAGAaaactaaatttacaaatatcattaaaacggTAAAGATCCTTTTGATCAGCAAGAggactacataaaatatttgatttattgtatttataggATAGCAGAGCCAAACAAAACAGCAGGATAAGTAAACAGTAGCCTTTCAGAAAAAACATAGTTGCCATGAAAAGAAATGCCATTCatgaacatttaaattaatgagGCAGAATTATCTTGCCTGAGCTGCATATAAAATTAGGATAAATGAAATAGCTTTATGACAACTCTTGATCAGACTGCAATTGATTTGtaaacataagtaaaaaataaataaaagaaagaaaggaaaggaaaggaaagaatgcatggaataaatggaaaaaacttaaaatggattttttttatgatagccAAATCAGACAGTTTataaagcattcatttcattttgatgaatttgatttaaCTTTCATTTGATTTCCTATAATTCATTGAATCATTTCACAGATTATTGAATGATACAGAGCAAAAAGAATGGATATTATTTGTCCTTGCTATGAAGAACTTTTCAACAAccataagattaaaaattatcttgatttaTTCAAGAGTAAGTTTAACAGCTTCAGAAACTTTGATTACAATATGAGCATATTCATTACTCTCACAGACATTTAGATAGTTTTCTGAAATTCTAGGTAATACTAGTAAGCAATTATGGATAAATGAAGATAAAGAATTGTCACTGATATTACAGCAGATGGAATACTCATATTATGGCAAATTACTGTAGCAATCTACAAAAAGATTAAGTAAACAAAGTTCACTCATGAatgtgaaataaaagaatatttaggaatagaaaaaaattgttgttacttttgtatttaattgattattttcttaattttatttaaactaatgtaAATTTGGAGGAGTGCTGTAGCAATTTTTCAcaatcaatttaaaagttttacaaaGTGTATTAATGGAAAAGTTCTTAAATTAAACACCCAAAACCTTCGGATTGCTTTCTTGAAATTCATGTTGACACTAATGGAGAACTATGTGAATGATTTCACATGGCCATAAAAGAATATTGTTCCAAAACCAGGGCAGAAAGGATACTCATTTTATAGCAGTTGTAAGAATCTGCAAAGAGAGTGTGtaaacaatattcatttaaaaatgtccaTCAAAACAAACTTTTGGAATAGAACAAAATAGCTCTTTcttgagtttttatttaattcatctcATTTCCAACTAAGCTGTTGAAGATTTAAAGGAATGTTCAATGTGTGCATCAAAAATCATACCCAGTATCAAATTCTGACATGCCAGTCAGTCAAAGAGTACAGTCATATCTTGCAAACAAGAGCTAATATTGTCAAAACTAAATAATGtcatatatattttcagtatatgaaatacaaaatcaGCTTTgagaaaaacagcaaaaaaatgtGTGGACCTGTATTATCTTAGTTATTTCCACTAACGGTACATGCTTTGGTCCAACTTCAAAATAATCacctttcaaatattaaattaatgaatcagATTCAGCAATCATTGCACTTCATTCAAAAAGGGACTGTCCTATTTGCTATGTCTTGCTGCAACTGAATTTAAGTTCCTTATTAGTTacaccttgttttttttttaaagaaggttGCTTACATCATCATGATGCCAAAATAAACAGctctttttgaaaaatgcaattcagTGCTGGTCTTTGGCTCTTCcttatttcacttaatttttagaattccatgaaataacttttaaaattaaagtttaaaaaagtttgtATAATCAAGAAATATAACAAACAGGGAAAACTATATTAGTAACCTACGAAAAGAGGTAAaatataggggaaaaaaaaaaaactatgcataaaaaatctatcagtaaaataaagaatgatttttcatCAACTAAAACTTCTATCAATCAACTGCTGtcattctttttctgaaaatacttgagtaataattaatttagctaaattatttatttagcaaaagaAGCAATCGTAGAACATGGCATGAAGAAGTCATCTTTTGTTTGAGGACAGGAGAACAGAATGTTCAAAAATGAATACTAGGATTAATTAGGGACACAGTAAAGTGCATGTGAGAGGGAGGTGAAGGATGGGAAGGGTTCTTAACAAATACTTTCAATGACTTATTGTATTTCTCAGTACAAAtgctatattttatagaaattccaACCAAACATTATTATCACTAGCTGATCTCcatagttatttcaaaataagtttagtGTTTAGcataaatttttacttacttaTGTCTGtactaaacattattttatatcttataccAATAATGAATTACGTCAAGTTCAAGACATTTTGAACttcataataatgaaatgcattatttaatgaaagaaaaattaacatcTTTTACACTgcatatattattctataaatcaTTAGTATTTGTAATTAAAGATGTTCTACAGCTTTCCttgacattaaattatttatatttactgcaTTAATAACCATTTCCTTGTTATTAggctaaaaatcaaattttatgcaacAGATTTATTCATATTGAACTATTACagtaatattaatcattttatattacttaaaattctaaaaaaatgaattgttaatgaagaaagcattaatttttctccagtaacacaaacatcatttttattgtttgaaatatatttatcatcaaGCATTGCATCagatagaatttaaaacaaattttattatcagGAATGTCAAAATCAGAAATaccttctttatatatttaaaacttcatacaaataaaaaataaaatttgtgtatgTGAAAAAACGCACACACATGAAAGTCTAAAGTTAATTAGGCATTGTGCTAAAATTAAGGATAGAAATAGAAAGGGAAGCCAAGACTCTACTAATGAAAGATTTATAAAGCACAGCTTTGTTTATAAGGAAGATAAGATctagatataaagaaaattctgaGCATAAACTATACTGTGAGTTTATAttccttataatttaaaaactatacattATCACTTAAAAATACTCATGGGCAGTTAAATGTGTATTTACCCATAGAAGCAattgagaagaaagaaaaatccaCTTACTCTAACAATAAAAGGCTGTTCATTAAACACATAGTTACTGCTATAATTAGAAAATCCTGTAAGATCTACCAGAGTTCGTATTTCTTCACATGGCCAGCAATCCAAAGGTAACTCATAGTAGAATGGATTTCGAAGAATGCACTCTTCTTCATGCCAATCTGCAGAATATAGTtagttaatttttgatttattaagatgttgttttacttaattaaatttttaaaaaagggcaagaaatcaagtaaataatttaaaccagattatatataaaatgtgatattataaaaaaaattaatttttaattagaataattaaaaattttaataattataaaaaaactattttaggaacaaatttattttttgataaaaacttgggacaaaactattttaactaaaaaaaattaataaatttaagaacttttcagaagtataaagaaagctgtaaaaatatatgttacaaaGACTCAATTGAAAAAGTTTCAGTAatgatttagatattaaaaacatGTATCAATAAAGCAACATTGAAAAAATACTggacattataaaatattaagaaatcagtatcacatataaatttaatatatattttcagcttTCAATTATCACTCTTATTCAGTAGTTCAAGgttaagaaaatcaataaattctatctaagaaacatttaattcaggacttaaaatatttttatttttctcattagtgcttttttaataaaagtttcaaaaataataatttaaattccatatatATAATCTAACAAACTAAAGATCAAAATTTACAAtcagaattatatatatcaaaaacagTCAGCAGAATCTATTTCAAATCTCCACAAAAATGTGACTCCAGTTccagtaattataaatttttttttataattactggAACTGGAGTCagtatcaatatttattaatatttttagaacaattcaCATTTTACAATTTCCCAGCTTATATCAATTATCTTATTttgcagaaacaaataaaaatttaattagttaaaaaaaggatataaacttttatatcaatataaaaagtttatatttccaaaatgatATCACAGACATAGCCAAAATTTATTTACTCTAgggataaataaaaaacacatgcAACATTAGCTTTGCTTCAGTTGATCTGCTCTTTGATAGGTTATTTAAATATCacacaatcaacattttcataaaaaaatttttaattttatgcttggtgaaaatttttaagataacattactaacttaagaaaattttataggaataaaacttcaaagaaatgtgacacttaatttgaatatttctaagaTATTTGTTCAAGAACAAAGCAAtgagtaaaggaaattattttataaaaaaaattaccagacagaaattcatattttctcaaaattggcAATGTCCATAGACGAAGAGAGCGCAttgttggataaataaaattttgacagttTCTCATGACAAACTTCTGGGTTGTATTGTgagacacaataaataaatacagaaagaaCACAACAAAAGAACaagtaactaaatatttaattgcgttcCCAATTAATCTTGATAGTCTATAGATAAATAGAAGTGCAATGCTACTACAAGAATCAGTTTTCACTTGCGAAGAGTTTGAATCAAAAGCTTCCTTTAGACATAAATCTACTTGTTCTTCATTTTGAATAGATAATCGgctaagtaaaaatgttaaagtttctATATcctgagaaaataaattatttttttctaaccgGATACccattgcaaatataaaaaatatagagataaaaacaaattataaactgATTCTGATagtattattcattcttttttcacaCAGAAACCATGTATTACAAAGAGCAAACGAACTCATGCCGATCAAGTATTTCTTAAAGCTcaaatccataaataaaaaacacCGGAAAATtagtagtattaaaaattaaattataaggaaTGTTGACATTTATTTTCTAGCAATCACGGTTAACGTTACGTCAGATTGTTCAAGCAAAAATAAAGTTT encodes the following:
- the LOC129958370 gene encoding uncharacterized protein LOC129958370, which encodes MGIRLEKNNLFSQDIETLTFLLSRLSIQNEEQVDLCLKEAFDSNSSQVKTDSCSSIALLFIYRLSRLIGNAIKYLVTCSFVVFFLYLFIVSHNTTQKFVMRNCQNFIYPTMRSLRLWTLPILRKYEFLSDWHEEECILRNPFYYELPLDCWPCEEIRTLVDLTGFSNYSSNYVFNEQPFIVRDSLQEIVSFKDLKNLYKDYNLALDQGTARFLCSEKDFCSPKDVFSEKSASRNSFQVMWKINRVAAARVVRKIFPRPYFIPNNSEVALERYLYLSGAEAPQFFLPLTDFANVWVAQGQGYRLIVLDPSVPCLSNCSTVSVLLRPKDVLYYNWQFWRPRSRPANFSEDISITYVGSFY